The Pyrus communis chromosome 2, drPyrComm1.1, whole genome shotgun sequence genome includes a window with the following:
- the LOC137726219 gene encoding putative uridine kinase C227.14 isoform X2, producing MELSLSSATSRAHTYNSSPELFLLEKAKFRTWDCYFPYPSRASRIAKPLFAQPGALSAKHNPVKVVCCLKREATVVEGRSMHEVYDALAAHLVPTAAAIGNPNLKYIVGLAGSPGSGKSTTASEVVWRVNKLWPQKASALDSQVTPPVVAAVLPMDGFHLYRSQLDAMENPEEAHARRGAPWTFNPEQLLESLKTLRREGSVYAPSFDHGVGDPVEDDIFVTLQHKVVIVEGNYLLLDDGIWKEVSSMFDEKWFLEVDIDKAMERVRNRHILTGKPPDVAKWRVEYNDRPNAVTVNKSRRNADLIIKSIDY from the exons ATGGAGCTGTCTCTGTCTTCCGCAACCTCGAGAGCTCACACGTATAATTCCTCACCAG AGCTGTTTCTGCTTGAAAAAGCAAAATTTCGGACATGGGATTGTTATTTTCCCTATCCTTCGCGAGCTAGCAGAATAGCGAAGCCTTTATTTGCTCAACCTGGAGCCCTCTCTGCCAAGCATAACCCTGTCAAG GTTGTATGTTGTCTAAAGAGAGAAGCTACTGTGGTAGAGGGAAG GTCTATGCATGAAGTATATGATGCTTTGGCCGCACATCTTGTTCCTACAGCTGCAGCAATAGGGAATCCAAACTTGAA GTATATTGTGGGTTTGGCTGGTTCTCCTGGATCTGGGAAAAGCACTACTGCGTCTGAAGTTGTGTGGCGTGTAAACAAGTTATGGCCCCAGAAAGCTTCTGCATTGGATTCTCAAGTTACTCCTCCAGTAGTGGCTGCAGTTCTCCCCATGGATGGTTTCCATCTTTATCGTTCTCAGCTGGATGCAATGGAG AATCCCGAGGAAGCTCATGCAAGAAGGGGAG CTCCATGGACCTTTAACCCTGAGCAACTACTCGAGTCTCTCAAGACTCTGAGACGTGAG GGATCAGTTTATGCACCGTCATTTGACCATGGTGTTGGAGATCCAGTAGAAGATGATATTTTTGTGACCCTTCA GCATAAAGTGGTCATAGTAGAAGGAAATTATTTATTGTTGGATGATGGGATTTGGAAAGAAGTATCATCTATGTTTGACGAGAAATG GTTTCTTGAAGTTGATATTGACAAAGCTATGGAACGAGTTCGAAACAGACATATCTTAACGG GGAAGCCCCCAGATGTTGCCAAATGGCGG GTTGAGTACAATGACCGGCCTAATGCGGTGACAGTAAACAAATCAAGGAGGAATGCTGATTTGATAATCAAGTCAATCGACTACTGA
- the LOC137726219 gene encoding putative uridine kinase C227.14 isoform X1 encodes MELSLSSATSRAHTYNSSPELFLLEKAKFRTWDCYFPYPSRASRIAKPLFAQPGALSAKHNPVKVVCCLKREATVVEGRSMHEVYDALAAHLVPTAAAIGNPNLKYIVGLAGSPGSGKSTTASEVVWRVNKLWPQKASALDSQVTPPVVAAVLPMDGFHLYRSQLDAMENPEEAHARRGAPWTFNPEQLLESLKTLRREGSVYAPSFDHGVGDPVEDDIFVTLQHKVVIVEGNYLLLDDGIWKEVSSMFDEKWFLEVDIDKAMERVRNRHILTAGKPPDVAKWRVEYNDRPNAVTVNKSRRNADLIIKSIDY; translated from the exons ATGGAGCTGTCTCTGTCTTCCGCAACCTCGAGAGCTCACACGTATAATTCCTCACCAG AGCTGTTTCTGCTTGAAAAAGCAAAATTTCGGACATGGGATTGTTATTTTCCCTATCCTTCGCGAGCTAGCAGAATAGCGAAGCCTTTATTTGCTCAACCTGGAGCCCTCTCTGCCAAGCATAACCCTGTCAAG GTTGTATGTTGTCTAAAGAGAGAAGCTACTGTGGTAGAGGGAAG GTCTATGCATGAAGTATATGATGCTTTGGCCGCACATCTTGTTCCTACAGCTGCAGCAATAGGGAATCCAAACTTGAA GTATATTGTGGGTTTGGCTGGTTCTCCTGGATCTGGGAAAAGCACTACTGCGTCTGAAGTTGTGTGGCGTGTAAACAAGTTATGGCCCCAGAAAGCTTCTGCATTGGATTCTCAAGTTACTCCTCCAGTAGTGGCTGCAGTTCTCCCCATGGATGGTTTCCATCTTTATCGTTCTCAGCTGGATGCAATGGAG AATCCCGAGGAAGCTCATGCAAGAAGGGGAG CTCCATGGACCTTTAACCCTGAGCAACTACTCGAGTCTCTCAAGACTCTGAGACGTGAG GGATCAGTTTATGCACCGTCATTTGACCATGGTGTTGGAGATCCAGTAGAAGATGATATTTTTGTGACCCTTCA GCATAAAGTGGTCATAGTAGAAGGAAATTATTTATTGTTGGATGATGGGATTTGGAAAGAAGTATCATCTATGTTTGACGAGAAATG GTTTCTTGAAGTTGATATTGACAAAGCTATGGAACGAGTTCGAAACAGACATATCTTAACGG CAGGGAAGCCCCCAGATGTTGCCAAATGGCGG GTTGAGTACAATGACCGGCCTAATGCGGTGACAGTAAACAAATCAAGGAGGAATGCTGATTTGATAATCAAGTCAATCGACTACTGA
- the LOC137726986 gene encoding F-box/LRR-repeat protein 17-like, giving the protein MQQRHHQPPNQPHFSAASGPATPLGSLAILPSSSSEAKRGKRRGSYSCGRCGQPKKGHKCHLPTNSTADESFVDEEPSPSLSVTRPPPPPRLPYSHLRRALSFDDDVDSSGYGGGCGDFDSPDPDPDEFGDSGDDIDLATGLGGLPASCLWDILKRLPPPGLLSAAMVCKGWRETTRRLWKAAEMLRIKVPARAQVGFVGSVLQKCPSLVNLSLRMESDVDATLLAWITFSCPNLEFLEINTTGSAINRITGDELGRFVADRRLLKSLKMEGCSNLGGFALCSSSLSTIWLSGLHSLSKMVFNCPNLKEISVDFSRQENDNTDLVTMADVLGRNCPRLQNIHIASIRLSNTVVLALTAAKLRGLRMLSLVLGSEITDASVAAIASSYQNLELLDLSGSSISDSGIGIICNVFPDTLSRLLVALCPNISSSFIQFATAQLPLLELLDCGMTICDPNSPDSPSDETNVRELPEASNAKVHHSYQKLIIKHARLKKLSLWGCSGLDALYLNCRELNDLNLNYCKNLYPERLVLQCPNLENVHASGCQELLIGAIQSQIDNSAGADNLLPCKRLADGSKRVGVPHFLSAAQPSDDDKKRRKIERRKCSVLVL; this is encoded by the exons ATGCAGCAGCGCCACCACCAACCCCCAAACCAACCCCATTTCTCCGCCGCCTCGGGTCCCGCCACTCCGTTGGGCTCCCTCGCCATCCTCCCTTCTTCCAGCTCAGAGGCGAAGCGCGGAAAGAGGCGCGGCAGTTACAGCTGCGGCCGATGCGGCCAGCCGAAGAAGGGCCACAAGTGCCACCTCCCCACCAACTCCACCGCCGATGAATCGTTCGTCGATGAGGAGCCCTCCCCTTCTCTCTCCGTCACCCGCCCCCCTCCGCCGCCACGTCTGCCCTACTCCCACCTCCGCCGAGCGCTATCGTTCGATGACGATGTGGATAGTTCTGGATACGGCGGAGGATGCGGAGACTTTGACTCTCCAGATCCGGACCCTGACGAGTTCGGAGACTCCGGGGACGATATAGATTTGGCTACGGGTTTGGGCGGTCTGCCGGCGAGCTGTCTTTGGGATATTTTGAAGAGGTTACCGCCGCCGGGGCTGTTGTCGGCGGCGATGGTGTGCAAGGGGTGGAGGGAGACGACGCGGAGGCTGTGGAAGGCGGCTGAGATGCTTAGGATTAAGGTTCCGGCTAGGGCTCAGGTCGGGTTTGTTGGATCGGTGTTGCAGAAATGCCCGAGCCTCGTGAACCTCTCTCTTAGGATGGAAAG TGATGTGGATGCAACATTGCTGGCGTGGATTACATTTTCATGcccaaatcttgagttcttggAGATCAATACTACCGGAAGCGCTATCAATCGGATCACCGG TGATGAACTGGGTCGTTTCGTTGCTGATCGACGATTACTGAAAAGCCTTAAGATGGAAGGTTGTTCTAACTTAGGTGGATTTGCCCTCTGTTCATCAAGTCTTTCTACAATTTGGCTTTCGGGTCTTCACTCCCTCTCTAAGATG GTTTTCAATTGTCCCAATCTAAAAGAGATTTCTGTAGACTTTTCTCGCCAAGAAAATGACAATACTGACCTTGTTACCATGGCTGATGTGCTGGGAAGGAATTGCCCAAGGTTACAAAACATACACATTGCATCAATCCGGCTTTCCAACACTGTTGTGCTTGCCCTTACAGCCGCAAAGCTAAG GGGGTTGAGAATGCTTTCTCTTGTCCTTGGGTCTGAAATCACCGATGCATCTGTTGCTGCCATTGCCTCGAGTTACCAGAACTTAGAATTGCTTGATCTGAGTGG ATCTAGCATCAGCGATAGTGGCATTGGAATTATTTGCAACGTGTTCCCTGATACTCTATCGAGACTACTCGTTGCTCTTTGCCCTAATATCAGCTCAA GTTTCATTCAATTTGCTACCGCGCAACTGCCTCTGCTTGAACTCCTGGACTGTGGCATGACCATATGCGATCCCAATTCTCCTGATTCACCCTCTGATGAAACCAATGTCCGTGAACTCCCCGAAGCATCCAATGCCAAAGTACACCATAGTTACCAGAAGCTGATTATCAAACATGCCCGGTTGAAAAAACTGAGCTTGTGGGGTTGTTCTGGCTTAGAT GCTCTATATTTAAACTGCCGAGAACTCAACGACCTGAACTTGAATTATTGCAAAAATTTGTACCCAG AGAGATTGGTGCTTCAGTGTCCCAATTTAGAAAATGTGCATGCATCAGGTTGTCAAGAACTGTTGATTGGGGCCATTCAGAGCCAG ATTGATAACAGTGCTGGTGCGGATAACCTATTACCATGCAAGCGCCTAGCTGATGGCTCGAAGAGGGTCGGGGTGCCTCATTTTCTCAGCGCTGCGCAG CCATCAGACGATGATAAGAAGCGAAGAAAGATCGAGAGGCGGAAGTGCAGTGTGCTTGTATTGTGA